In the genome of Streptococcus mitis, one region contains:
- a CDS encoding phage tail protein codes for MDYMIINGFNTSSLPGCDVTDFGKVEAAKPKGEKADLYGVNGSYRVLDGSFDSYERTFILYVKKMVEISSILDKFQSNDNVLEFSYQLGSLFYANFVTASFEPFGNHAWKLEIKLEMQPFRYQKSVEPVVLTASGTITNLGTIYSEPIIEVEGDGDISLTIGRKTMYLTIKTKATIDCRQGKQNIYNATGAVQNTLRKRGGFLEIPTGKTGVSFTGTVRKITIRPNWRYKI; via the coding sequence ATGGATTATATGATCATCAACGGTTTTAATACATCCAGCCTTCCTGGTTGTGATGTGACAGATTTTGGGAAGGTGGAGGCTGCTAAGCCGAAGGGAGAGAAGGCTGACCTTTATGGAGTCAATGGCAGTTATCGTGTATTAGACGGTTCTTTCGACAGTTACGAAAGGACCTTCATTCTATACGTTAAAAAAATGGTTGAGATTTCAAGTATTCTTGATAAGTTTCAATCGAATGATAACGTTTTGGAATTTAGCTATCAGCTTGGCTCATTGTTTTATGCTAACTTTGTGACTGCTAGTTTTGAACCTTTTGGGAATCATGCTTGGAAGTTAGAAATCAAGTTAGAAATGCAACCATTCAGATATCAGAAGAGCGTAGAACCTGTGGTTCTGACTGCATCTGGTACAATCACTAATCTTGGGACGATTTATTCTGAACCAATCATTGAGGTTGAGGGAGATGGTGACATCTCTCTTACAATTGGCCGTAAGACCATGTATCTTACGATTAAGACCAAGGCTACAATCGACTGTAGACAAGGCAAGCAAAACATCTATAACGCAACCGGAGCAGTTCAGAACACACTTCGTAAGCGTGGAGGTTTTCTCGAAATCCCAACTGGTAAGACTGGTGTTTCATTTACTGGAACCGTCCGAAAAATTACTATTCGACCAAATTGGAGGTATAAGATTTGA